From the genome of Alteromonas stellipolaris:
TTGGTAACCAGGAATTTGACAACGAAACCACTAACCGTTTTCAACAGGCACTGACATCTACGCAAGTTGTTAAAACCTTTGAGAATAAGCCTATCCGTATTCCTGGTTTTATTGTTCCGCTTGAAAGTAGCGAGTCGAAAATGGTCACAGAGTTTTTTATCGTACCTTACTTCGGTGCGTGCATTCATATGCCGCCACCACCGCCCAATCAAATTATTTACGTAAGTGTTGAGGAAGGTGTTGAGCTAGAAAGCTTATACGATCCATTCTGGTTTGAAGGTACCTTGGCTATCGACACTACTGAAAATGCAATGGGCACCGCAGCGTACCGTTTAGAGCACGTTAATGTGCAACCTTACGAGGGATAAATGATGACACGATTTAATAAACTATTATCTACCCTGCTTGCCTCTTTAACGGTTGTTTCTGCCGCGCATGCGTGCGACCTGCATGGTGGTGGTAATATGGGTTTTGGCTTTAACCGATTACACCCCCTTGCTCAGCAACATTATCAGGCGTCAGCTTTCAAAACCCTGTCGGTTAAACACGCTAAACAGGTGGATGTTGTTGTTGATGAAGCCGCCACAGCCAAAATATCTTACGTAATACCGCTACGCTATCGTGATGTAAATGTGAGTTTTATAGGTAGCGATGACGTAGAAATAGTGGGCGAAAGCGCGGTATTGCTGGAACAAGATTCTGGCGTTTACAACTTAACATTTACGGTAAAGCGCCCAGGCTCGTCGCACATTTCAATTCAAATAAATGGATTGAGTGACGGTAAGCCTTTTTCACTAAATCAGAAAATTGAACTGCGCTCAGCATAAAAAGTGGATAAAGGTGTGAGTAAAGTCACGGCTAAAGATAAGAGGCAAGCTGCAATTAACGCTAAGCGCAAGCCACTTAAGACCGTACTACTCCTTTTACTTTTCTTAGTGGCTGGCAGTGTGTTCGCTAGGCTAGTTCAACTTTATTGGCCCAGCATAAAACACCAATTTACCACAAGCGAAGCGCTGTACCAGACCAGCACCCCTAAGTTACAGGCCTTATTCAGCCAAGAAGTTGAACAAAAAAGTGTGCTACGTTTAGGTTGGCAAGACTTACTGCCTGAACAAGAAGAAGCTACGTTACGTCAATATCAATCGGGTAATGCTGCAAGTGAATTATCGCCGGCTCAAATCGGCACCGTTCAGTCTATAACGAATCAGCTGCTGTTATCTATTCAAGCCAGTAGTGATGAAAATTACAAATCAGCCCTTCACTCAACCAACATAGTACAAACCGTTTTAGGCAAAGTAATTTCTATTTCTGGCTTTATTGTTCCGATAGAAGTGAATGAAGATCGCACATTGCAGAGCTTTTTCGTAGTGCCTTACTACGGCGCCTGTATTCATTTTCCACCTCCCCCACCCAATCAAATTATTTTTGTACAACTGCCCGATGGATTTGCTCATCACAATTTGGCCGATGCATTTACCTTAACGGGTATTTTAGAACAAGGCATGTTTGAAGACCCTCTTGGAACCTCAGCTTATACCCTAAACGTATACGACATAAAGGCTTACCACGGTCAGCCCGATGACTTTCGTGCTCACTAGGCTTATTCAGAGAATAGGCGTTATTTTTCCAAAAACGCTGATAAATATTTGTTAGCTATGTTCATGGGTGTTTATAGCGTCTAAAGGGCATTTAGTAGGTGTTTTGCGAGCTTCTAGTTTTCATCTAGCTGGCAAGCAACTAATTGTTGCTCCCACATACCACTAATGTCATCAGCGCCCGCCTTAGAAGCAACCTGTTCATTAATAATCACTTCTATACGGCTTTCTAAACAATCATCCAATTCTTTTTCTGATATTGCATCATCTACAATGTTGTAGCTGAAAATACCTTCATTAGTGATCATAATTGCTTTAAGCCTTTCCACTTTTAGTTTGTCTAGACGGAGCTTGTCTAACCAACCATGCAGCGCGCTTCGGTTAAATACAATGTAAGGCGAAAAACGCCACCCCATACTTTGAAAGCCTTCTCCGCTATTTTCAATTTTAACAAAGCCGCTTTGTGGTAGGGGCATATCGTTAATATTGCGCGCTTGATTGTGCTTATGGTGGTGATGATCATGATGCTCGCTATCAGTGTTTTCATGAGTATGATGTTCGTCATCATAAGAATGGTGAGGTATAGGTTGCTTCATTGCTTTAACCACATCAGAAGCACCGTCTAGCAACGATGGCGCTAACTTTCCATGTTGTGCAAAAACAATATCAGGCATGGGATTGCGGCGGTTAGCAACATAATCAATGAGCAGCTGCTTAGATTCCTCTTGGTACAAATCTTCTTTATTACCTACGACAATATCCGCAACATCAATTTGCTGATTAAACGTCTCATGCAGGGTGTAGCGTATATCTGTAAGCTTTCTGGCATCAACCAAAGTGATATTCTTTTGAATATTGAGCACCTCTTGATAATGCTCGGCAGATAACACTTCTAATACTTCTCTTGGGTGCCCTAGCCCCGTAGGCTCTATTAATAAACGATGGGGTCGAGATCGCGCAAGCAACTGATTAAGCGCAATTTGCATAGACAATCCTGATGCACAGCACATACAACCGCCGGGTACTTCACGCACAAACACACCGCTTTGTTCGGTATGAGCGCCCTCAAAAAAGCCGCCATCTATACCAATTTCGCCAAACTCATTGACTAAAACAGCCCACCGCTCATTCTTTGGCTTAGCTTCTAGTAAGGATAAAATGGCGCTTGTTTTTCCTACACCCAAAAAACCACTAATAATATTAGTTGGAATAGCACTTAATTTTTCAGGCTTACCTGTTGTCATACACACCCTTCCTGTACGCCGTTATTTATGTGTAATGATGTGCGGATAATCGGTTTCATTATCTGTTTGGCTGCGTAGCCTAAGATTTCGAATATGACTAAATGCGATGAAGCTAGAGCCTATTACCGTTAACACCACTTCGCCGTATTCGCCTAACACGTCATGTCCTAATACGACGGCTAGAATAAGCAAAGAGAGTCCCATACCACCGATTAACAGCATGGTATGATTTCGGTGATAAAAGTACCCCATCATGAGTGCAATGACACTAATGGGCACAACAAAGAATAACAACGTTTTATGAAATAACTCATCATCAAAAGCTAAAGCCCCTGCTAACGGGGGAAGCAGAATTAATAAAACAGGCAACAATAAGCAATGCACCACGCATAACATAGACAGGGCTATGGCAGCTTTATCGCTTATTTTTTGAAAATTCATTCAGTATGGTTCCTTATCTTTAACCTACCCGATTTTTAGCTTACCAGCTTAACGTTGGCTTACCGGCAGATAACTCTGAAAGACCTTGTCCACGCTCGGTGATCCACTGAGCTTGAATAGCGCTTAGCGATGGCATGGATTCAAATAGGGCAACAGTAATGCCCGACACCGCATCATCACAATGAAATTGATATTCAACTTCTATATTTTGATGATTTTCTTCTTCGTGTTCTTCATGATCTTCGTGCTCGTCATGTTCTTTATGCGAAACGTGTTCTTTATGCGAAGCATGTTCGCCCTCGTGAGCTTCGTCGTGGCCGCTTTCATGATCATCATCATGCGTTTCTAATGTGTGCTCAACATTCACTAATTCGCATTTACCCTCTACATCAATCACATTGGTATTTAATGTGAAACGTTCGGCAAGCAAATTTTGACTATTAAGTTGTTCAGTGGTTTCAGGCTCGTGCTCAAAACCAAGGGCGTCTGCTGCAGGTAATACAAGCTGAAGGTGAAGCATGTTTCCCTCTTGAGAAACCAAAAGCTCGCCTTGTCCGTGTACATGCTGCTGCGCATTTACTGTAAATCCTAAACTAGAAAATAAGAGTAAAGAGACCGCTATATGGGGCTTTTTCATGAATCTACCTTCTTATATATTTTTCAATGATGAGCGACGACTTTTGACCGAAGTAGTATGTATACACGCTAGTCCAGTATTGTGAATCCCTGCATAGAATAAGTCAGTTAACATACGTGAAATTTTCACGCTTCTTGAACTATTTCTGAATTATCTATTGATTTCATTTTGATACATTATAACATAACACAAAATAAGATTGAAATTATAACTTAGTATCGGGGTTAGGAATGATTAGGGTCACCAAGGTAGCAGCATTAGTAAGCGCGTTGTTATCAACAAGCGCGTTAGCACAAATTATAGAAGGCACTGTGCTCAATAAAAATGGCAATGCCGTAGCAGGAGCAAAGGTTGAAGTAGAAGGAACTAATCAAAGCACGGTAACCAACAGTGATGGAAAATTCTCGCTACGTGATGTGAGTAACGGCAAAGCCGAGTTGCATATTTCGGCACCCAACTTTGCACACCTTCATCAAGATATTACGCTGGTAGAAGGCGAGCCGCTGCAACTTTCATTTACGCTAAATCGTTCTCCAATTGAAGTGGTGGACGTACTTGCTACGCCCATTCATTTGTCAGTGATGGAATCTGCATCACCGGTTAGTGTGTTGGCAGGCGATACGCTTCGCCGCCAACAAACATCTACCCTAGGCGATAGTTTAGAAAAAGTGGCCGGTGTACATACTAGCTTTCACGCAAAGGTAGCCAGTACACCTGTTATTCGTGGGTTAAGTGGCCCAAGAGTACTTATTGCGCAAAATGGTTTAGATGTGAGCGATGTTTCACGAGTAGGCCCTGATCATTCGGTGGCATCAGAGGCATCAACGGCCCAGCAAATTGAAGTTCTTCGTGGCCCAGCAACCTTGTTCTACGGTAGTGGCGCAGTTGGCGGTGTTGTGAATGTAGTAGATGGTCGCATACCTACCGATAGCACAACGCGAGGCGAATGGTTACTTGAAACCAACTCGGTTGATGACCAGCAGCTTGGCTCTTTCAATGTAACCACGGGGAATGAGTCTTTCGCCTTTTATGCCGATGGGTATTGGCGCGAATCTAATGACTACGATGTTCCTGTTTCACCTGAAGCAGAGCACGACGATCATGACGAAGAAGAGCATGATGAAGATCAGGCGAGAGTAGTAGAGAACAGCAACGAAGCGTCGAGTGGCTTCACCGTTGGCACCAGTTACTTGTTTGATAAAGGCTATGTAGGGCTTTCAGTTGAGCAATTTAATCGTGAATACGGTATTCCTGGTCACACCCATGGCGAAGAAGAACATGATGACGACCATGAAGAAGGCTTAGAAGAAGAGCACCATGAAGAAGAATCCGTTTTTGCAGACCTAGAGCAAACCCGAGTTCAACTTCAAGGTGAGTACAATGTTGAAGGCAGTTGGGTAAAACAAATTCAGTTACGGGGTGGGTTTACCGACTATGAACACGCTGAAATTGAGCACGGTGAAACGGGCACCTTGTTTGAAAATGAGACCCATGAATTAAAACTCGATGTTTTACACGCGCCAATGAATGACTGGAACGGCGCGGTAAGCTTTCATTACAAAAACAGCGATGCATCAGCCCAAGGTGAAGAAGCCTTTACTCCCCCTTCGGTTACTGAAACCTTTGCGATGGCCATCATGGAAGAAAAGCGCTTTGATGATGTACTTGTTCAACTCGGTGCCCGTATAGAACATGTATCGCTAGAAGCTGATAACGTTTTATTGCCTTCTTTGGATACACATGATCATGACGAAGAGCATGATGATGATGGCCACAATGAAGATGCCCACGACGACGAGAATGACGACGAGCATGAAGACACTCTAGTATTTCCTATCGATGAATCCTTTACTGCATTAAGCATCTCGGCGGGTTTGGTATGGGACTTTGCACCAGGCTACAACGTGGGTATCTCAGTATCTCTTTCAGAGCGTGCGCCATCAGCCTCTGAGCTACTGTCATTTGGCCCACATATTGGCACCAGTACTTATGAAGTCGGGGCTTTATTCGCCTTTCATGAAGAAGAAGGCGAAGCGCATATAGAGCTTGGTGAAGGCAGTATTGAACTTGAAACTGCTAATAATATCGACCTTACCTTACGTAAAACCGAAGGTAACTTAGGGTTTGTATTAAATGCGTTTTATAACCAAATCGACAACTATTACTACCAAACCAATACAGGCCTTTTCGCTGAAAGCGGACATGACCATGATGAAGAAGAAGGTGGTGATGATCACGACGAACACACTGATGAACTGCCAGTTTATATTTTCAAAACTGACGATGTAATATTGCATGGTTTTGAAGCACAAGTTGCATGGCAAACCACAGATGAATTCAAAACCACGGTATTTGCCGACTACGTGAGAGCACGTTTACAAGATGGCGGCGATTTGCCTCGCACTCCACCGCTTCGGGTTGGTACGCAGTTTAGCTACCAAACTGAACGATTAAGTGCCCACCTCGATATTACACGTTACGAAGAGCAAGACCGTATTGGTGAAGGTGAAACAGCTACCGATGGCTACACCCTAGTAGATGCCAGTGTGTCTTACGACTTAGATGTACTTAATCAAGATATTTCAGTGTATTTGAAAGGCACAAACCTGACCGATACCGAAGCCAGAGTACATACTTCATTCTTAAAAGATATTGCGCCACGACCTGGCCGCAGCTTTGCACTTGGTGTGAGGGGGTATTTCTAAAAGTCGTTTTTAAAAGCAGCTGTTAAAATTTGACGTGTAGAATGGCAGTATAAACACTGCCATTCTTGTTTTTGCTAACGTGTTTAATCGCTTTTTCTTCTAAACGCTAGTTACCTTTGCTCTCGTTGAAAATGTAATACAGACATAAGTCGGAAATATTGGCTATTCTGTCGTGCAAGCTAAACTATACCTACACGGCAAGGTATAGTGATTAACGTGGTATTTATTCAATTAATAACAATGAAAAGAAAACGCGATGAACTCAATAAATTCAACAATTAAAAGCAAGGCATTGTGGTTTGTTTTAGTGACATTGTTCGCTATTACCGCGAATGCAGCAGAAGACACACATGAACGTACTATCGATATCGATAGCCATGTAGTGACCGAACATGAAACCAAAATATTAGGTAAGCGCGTGAAATACAGTGCCACAACAGGCACACAACCGGTGTGGAATAACAAAGATGACGCAGTCGCTACATTGTTTTACACCTATTACCAGCGCACCGATATAAAAGACAATGGGTCTCGCCCACTTGTTATTTCTTTTAACGGCGGCCCTGGTTCAGCATCAGTATGGATGCACGTAGCGTATACGGGCCCTCGAATTTTAAATATTGATGATGAAGGCTACCCCGTACAGCCTTATGGCGTGCAAACCAACCCGTATTCAATACTAGATGTGGCAGACATCGTATTTGTTAACCCCGTCAATACTGGGTACAGCCGCATACTGGAGAATGAAGATGGTGAAATGCCGTCAAAAGAAGCACAGAAGAGCATGTTTTTTGGCGTCAACGCTGACATCAGCTACCTTGCAGATTGGGTCAATACCTTTGTGACTCGCCATAACCGCTGGCGTTCACCGAAATACCTTATTGGTGAAAGCTATGGTACTACTCGGGTATCGGGCTTAGCCCTTGAATTACAAAACCGCCAGTGGATGTATTTAAATGGTGTAATATTAGTATCGCCTACCGATATTGGTATTGAACGCAATGGGCCAGTAAAAGCCGCAAATCGACTACCGTATTTTGCCGCCACCGCGTGGTATCACAACAAGTTAGCCCCTGAACTTCAAAACAAAGACTTAACCGAACTGCTTCCTGAAGTAGAAGATTTCACCATCAACACGCTTATTCCAGCGCTGGCGAAAGGTGGCTTTATTGGTACTGAGGAAAAACGTAGCGTGCTTGCAAAAATGGCGCGTTATTCAGGGTTATCGGAAGACGCAATTTCACAAAACAATCTTGATGTAAGCACCGCCTATTTCTGGAAATCGTTACTTCGTGATGAAGGTAAAACTTTAGGCCGATTAGATAGCCGCTATTTGGGTATCGATGCTAAGCAAGCGGGTGATAGACCCGATTACTGGGCCGAACTAACGTCGTGGCTACACTCGTTTACCCCCGCGATTAACTACTACTTGCGAGAAGAGTTAAATTACAAAACTGACACCAAATATAATATGTTTGGCGATGTTCACCCATGGGACAGAAGTGGCAATAAATCTGGTGAAAATTTGCGCCTTGCCATGGCACAAAACCCCTATTTAAATGTGATGATTCAAGCAGGTTACTACGATGGCGCCACCAACTATTTTGATGCCAAATATACCATGTGGCAGCTTGATCAAAGCGGCATTATGCAAGACCGCCTAAGCTTTAAAGGCTATAGAAGCGGGCATATGATGTACTTGCGACGAGACGACCTAAAGCAGTCTAACCAAGACTTACGCGATTTCATCAAAAACAGTACACCTGAAAAGGGTGAACCCGCGATGTATCGCCGTTAAAAGGCGATAAAAAAATGGGGTCAGTGTACTTTTAGCCTTAATTAACACTGCCCCTATTTACACTCTTCTCCTATTAACATCTTGGCCTATTCACATTTGGCCCCTATTAAGTCGCTAACCCCATCAATGCTCGGCAAATGTGCTATTCTGCGCGCCTAGAATCAGTTCAAGCAAAATATTCTGTTAAAAGGACAAACCTTCCGATGGTTCCATGGGTTAAATTGGGCACAGCTCAAATTCCAAATAATGGTGGTGAACTAACGTTCTCTCAACGAGACGAAGAGTTCAGTATTCGACTTTCCGGTATTCGTGGCGAGTTGATGAATAGCCGTGTGTACAACTCAGAAAAAGAGCTGTCACAAATGGGCTGCGAACACCTTAAATCCACACCTAACGCACACGTTTTAGTGGGCGGTTTAGGGATGGGATACACCCTTGCAGCAGCGCTAAAAGCAGTGACGCCTAGCTCACAAGTCACCGTGGCAGAGTTAATTCCTGAGGTTGTGGAATGGAACAAAGGCCCACTGGGTAACTGCGCTAAGAACCCACTTCAAGACCCTAGAACGAATGTTAAAGTAGGTGATGTAAAACATCTTCTGAATACTAAAACGCCAACCTACGACGCCATATTATTGGATGTAGACAATGGCCCTGAAGGCTTAACCCATTCTGACAATAATTGGATCTATTCAATCGAAGGTTTAGAAGATATCTACGAGGTGCTTAAGCCCAATGGCATGTTAGCCATTTGGTCTGCGGGGCCTGATTACTTGTTTTCCGTTCGCCTAAAAAATGCAGGCTACGTAGTAAGTACTCGTATTGCCAGAGCACGGAAGGGTAAAGGAAGTAAGCACACCATTTTCTTGGCTAGAAAACCCGGTTAACTCACACATTTAATTAGCCCCTTTAACTCACACTGGCCCCATAATTTTTGATTTTATTCATTTGAATCAGCAAGCCTCCACGGGTAATTACGCTGGCCCCATTAAGTAAAATAAGGGGCCAAGCTACTGCAAACGGCATGGTAAACGCGAACGCGAGTGTTGTGACATCTTTAATTAGAATACTGCGGAATAAGGCTGGCGATAGCGCGCCTATAATCCGACTGCGCCTTAGCAACATTATTTGATGTAACGTACCTTGCACTAATAGCACGGTTACTGCCAACATTAAGCTGTTTGCTCCAATCTTGGCAAGATTAGGGTAAGGCCGAAAGCCTATAGAGCATAGTCCTATTACCAAAGCACCAGCACACAAGCTAACTACAAAACTCGTTGATATTGACCGCCTGTCTCGCCAAATTTGATAAAGGATGGCCAATATCAGAAGAAGCGCACCGAAACGAGTCCACACTAAATAATGACTAAGCGGCTCTATCGCAATACCGAAAATAAAATTGGCATAAAACGCAAAAAAGCTTGAGGCAAACTGGTTTACCGACAAGCTTTGAGTTGCGCTCTGATGACTTTTGCGAAGCGCCTCTATATTAGAAATTTGCTTCGCAAGTCCATACCAGGTCAGCAAAAAAGCGACTGCGCTCACGGTACCTAAAATATGGTACAACACCACAATTCCTCAGCCGCTTTATCTAAACCCTACTCTACCGTAACCGACTTCGCCAAGTTACGAGGCTGATCCACATCGGTACCTTTAATTAACGCTACATAGTAAGACAGTAGCTGTAACGGCAAGGTATAAATGATAGGGGCAATAGGTGCTTCGCAGTGCGGTACATTGATTACGCGCATGGTGTCGTCACCTTTGAACGCGGCGTCTTTATCGGCGAACACATACATAATGCCACCACGAGCGCGTACTTCTTCTACATTCGATTTAAGCTTTTCTAGCAATTCATTATTAGGCGCAACTACGATTACCGGCATTTCATCATCGATAAGTGCCAGTGGGCCATGCTTTAATTCGCCTGAAGCATAGGCTTCTGCGTGAATATAAGAAATCTCTTTTAGCTTAAGCGCCCCTTCCATAGCAATAGGATATTGGTCACCACGGCCTAAAAACAGGCTGTGCTGTTTATCGGCAAATTCTTCGGCTAAATCTTCAATACCTTGGGTAATGGTAAGGGTTTCTTCTAATTTCGCTGGCAAGCTTTGAAGAGCACTGATGATATCTTGCTTGTCACTCTCAGCCATACCGTTTTTCTCGCCCAATGCTAGGGTTAGCATTAAGAATGCAGCTAGCTGCGTTGTAAATGCTTTGGTAGATGCCACGCCTATTTCAGCGCCAGCCCGTGTCATAAAGGCTAAATCTGATTCGCGCACTAGCGATGAGCCCGGTACGTTACAAATAGCTAAACTTGCGCTATACCCAATTTCTTTTGCTAAGCGTAATGCCGCTAAAGTATCGGCTGTTTCGCCCGACTGTGAAATGGTAATAAGTAGGC
Proteins encoded in this window:
- a CDS encoding DUF3299 domain-containing protein, producing MMKFFLSARIGIFVAIAGMLFYPTTYAEDIEAPDYQEVEWTQLMPEEDLAALLNPPDYLAGIEDGSQEDSVEAFGNQEFDNETTNRFQQALTSTQVVKTFENKPIRIPGFIVPLESSESKMVTEFFIVPYFGACIHMPPPPPNQIIYVSVEEGVELESLYDPFWFEGTLAIDTTENAMGTAAYRLEHVNVQPYEG
- a CDS encoding DUF3299 domain-containing protein, producing the protein MSKVTAKDKRQAAINAKRKPLKTVLLLLLFLVAGSVFARLVQLYWPSIKHQFTTSEALYQTSTPKLQALFSQEVEQKSVLRLGWQDLLPEQEEATLRQYQSGNAASELSPAQIGTVQSITNQLLLSIQASSDENYKSALHSTNIVQTVLGKVISISGFIVPIEVNEDRTLQSFFVVPYYGACIHFPPPPPNQIIFVQLPDGFAHHNLADAFTLTGILEQGMFEDPLGTSAYTLNVYDIKAYHGQPDDFRAH
- a CDS encoding CobW family GTP-binding protein, coding for MTTGKPEKLSAIPTNIISGFLGVGKTSAILSLLEAKPKNERWAVLVNEFGEIGIDGGFFEGAHTEQSGVFVREVPGGCMCCASGLSMQIALNQLLARSRPHRLLIEPTGLGHPREVLEVLSAEHYQEVLNIQKNITLVDARKLTDIRYTLHETFNQQIDVADIVVGNKEDLYQEESKQLLIDYVANRRNPMPDIVFAQHGKLAPSLLDGASDVVKAMKQPIPHHSYDDEHHTHENTDSEHHDHHHHKHNQARNINDMPLPQSGFVKIENSGEGFQSMGWRFSPYIVFNRSALHGWLDKLRLDKLKVERLKAIMITNEGIFSYNIVDDAISEKELDDCLESRIEVIINEQVASKAGADDISGMWEQQLVACQLDEN
- a CDS encoding MerC domain-containing protein, which translates into the protein MNFQKISDKAAIALSMLCVVHCLLLPVLLILLPPLAGALAFDDELFHKTLLFFVVPISVIALMMGYFYHRNHTMLLIGGMGLSLLILAVVLGHDVLGEYGEVVLTVIGSSFIAFSHIRNLRLRSQTDNETDYPHIITHK
- a CDS encoding ZrgA family zinc uptake protein; translation: MKKPHIAVSLLLFSSLGFTVNAQQHVHGQGELLVSQEGNMLHLQLVLPAADALGFEHEPETTEQLNSQNLLAERFTLNTNVIDVEGKCELVNVEHTLETHDDDHESGHDEAHEGEHASHKEHVSHKEHDEHEDHEEHEEENHQNIEVEYQFHCDDAVSGITVALFESMPSLSAIQAQWITERGQGLSELSAGKPTLSW
- a CDS encoding TonB-dependent receptor encodes the protein MIRVTKVAALVSALLSTSALAQIIEGTVLNKNGNAVAGAKVEVEGTNQSTVTNSDGKFSLRDVSNGKAELHISAPNFAHLHQDITLVEGEPLQLSFTLNRSPIEVVDVLATPIHLSVMESASPVSVLAGDTLRRQQTSTLGDSLEKVAGVHTSFHAKVASTPVIRGLSGPRVLIAQNGLDVSDVSRVGPDHSVASEASTAQQIEVLRGPATLFYGSGAVGGVVNVVDGRIPTDSTTRGEWLLETNSVDDQQLGSFNVTTGNESFAFYADGYWRESNDYDVPVSPEAEHDDHDEEEHDEDQARVVENSNEASSGFTVGTSYLFDKGYVGLSVEQFNREYGIPGHTHGEEEHDDDHEEGLEEEHHEEESVFADLEQTRVQLQGEYNVEGSWVKQIQLRGGFTDYEHAEIEHGETGTLFENETHELKLDVLHAPMNDWNGAVSFHYKNSDASAQGEEAFTPPSVTETFAMAIMEEKRFDDVLVQLGARIEHVSLEADNVLLPSLDTHDHDEEHDDDGHNEDAHDDENDDEHEDTLVFPIDESFTALSISAGLVWDFAPGYNVGISVSLSERAPSASELLSFGPHIGTSTYEVGALFAFHEEEGEAHIELGEGSIELETANNIDLTLRKTEGNLGFVLNAFYNQIDNYYYQTNTGLFAESGHDHDEEEGGDDHDEHTDELPVYIFKTDDVILHGFEAQVAWQTTDEFKTTVFADYVRARLQDGGDLPRTPPLRVGTQFSYQTERLSAHLDITRYEEQDRIGEGETATDGYTLVDASVSYDLDVLNQDISVYLKGTNLTDTEARVHTSFLKDIAPRPGRSFALGVRGYF
- a CDS encoding S10 family peptidase translates to MNSINSTIKSKALWFVLVTLFAITANAAEDTHERTIDIDSHVVTEHETKILGKRVKYSATTGTQPVWNNKDDAVATLFYTYYQRTDIKDNGSRPLVISFNGGPGSASVWMHVAYTGPRILNIDDEGYPVQPYGVQTNPYSILDVADIVFVNPVNTGYSRILENEDGEMPSKEAQKSMFFGVNADISYLADWVNTFVTRHNRWRSPKYLIGESYGTTRVSGLALELQNRQWMYLNGVILVSPTDIGIERNGPVKAANRLPYFAATAWYHNKLAPELQNKDLTELLPEVEDFTINTLIPALAKGGFIGTEEKRSVLAKMARYSGLSEDAISQNNLDVSTAYFWKSLLRDEGKTLGRLDSRYLGIDAKQAGDRPDYWAELTSWLHSFTPAINYYLREELNYKTDTKYNMFGDVHPWDRSGNKSGENLRLAMAQNPYLNVMIQAGYYDGATNYFDAKYTMWQLDQSGIMQDRLSFKGYRSGHMMYLRRDDLKQSNQDLRDFIKNSTPEKGEPAMYRR
- a CDS encoding spermidine synthase — encoded protein: MVPWVKLGTAQIPNNGGELTFSQRDEEFSIRLSGIRGELMNSRVYNSEKELSQMGCEHLKSTPNAHVLVGGLGMGYTLAAALKAVTPSSQVTVAELIPEVVEWNKGPLGNCAKNPLQDPRTNVKVGDVKHLLNTKTPTYDAILLDVDNGPEGLTHSDNNWIYSIEGLEDIYEVLKPNGMLAIWSAGPDYLFSVRLKNAGYVVSTRIARARKGKGSKHTIFLARKPG